A region of Egibacteraceae bacterium DNA encodes the following proteins:
- a CDS encoding fibronectin type III domain-containing protein yields MLVTLGLALGLVGVAPARAQEPTPGACSNLGEPLEAQNTGLTNMGFETGDFTGWTVGDVTDSVAVTGADAYTSPWEGEQMAVLGTPTDSAEVNQPLGPNEICQDFVVTQESEQFVFNVFTYDYTGFDELRFDVAVTDPATGEVLAAYEQGAWGSGTALKSTGWRGVVVDLAGRVGETVRLTLSAGGTSDSLYAFWAYLDSADELPLAPPSDAKSASGSVMIDPVTGQFTVAMPAGDVSDVTIFTDLTDLDCTATDVKLLYDGVEFPIAPVSEGSSVYTGVIPAATIIGNPNGQVVVEVTCEDGTTQVLVVGTIVLYDPSGIVSDAETGEPVVGADVFLYRVPGAAPDQVEAGDGDCRTVDTRDGEDWTGEPDAEIDLGALVNPASPQISPNVNPFITNEIGYYGWDVAEGCWYVVVEAEGYETRVSPVVGVPPEVLDLDLALTPDTTPPTWPAEADLTASDVTQTGVELSWTAATDGVTGYRVYQDGTEIADQEGQTLSVAGLTPGTDYTFSVEAYDASDNESTDGPTTTVTTVAPPDTTAPAWPGNAELTASDITGSSVALSWVAASDDEGVTGYRVFQDGVEIADQAGTTLQVTGLDPDTEYEFTVEAYDAAGNESDDGPSVSVTTLDGVGPGDEACDPDAVPESPFTDIAGNTHLDNIGCIVWFGLTQGTTPTTYSPANPVRRDQMASFIARLLEASGVTLPAASDQGFGDIAGNVHADRINQLAALDIVLGTSPTTYAPSQEVRRDQMASFLIRAYEHIDNSTLARTPSPFTDVAGNTHLANIEKAATAGFTQGTTPTTYTPAASVRRDQMGSFLARVLNRGMADGHVTHPS; encoded by the coding sequence GAGACCGGCGACTTCACCGGCTGGACCGTCGGCGACGTCACCGACTCGGTGGCCGTCACCGGCGCAGATGCGTACACCAGCCCGTGGGAGGGGGAGCAGATGGCCGTGCTCGGCACCCCGACGGACAGCGCGGAGGTCAACCAGCCACTCGGCCCGAACGAGATCTGCCAGGACTTCGTGGTCACCCAGGAGAGCGAGCAGTTCGTCTTCAACGTCTTCACCTACGACTACACGGGCTTCGACGAGCTCCGCTTCGATGTGGCGGTCACCGACCCGGCCACCGGTGAGGTGCTCGCCGCGTACGAACAGGGCGCCTGGGGGTCGGGGACCGCGCTGAAGAGCACGGGTTGGCGGGGCGTCGTGGTCGATCTGGCCGGGCGGGTCGGGGAGACGGTCCGGCTGACCCTCAGCGCCGGCGGCACGAGCGACAGCCTGTACGCCTTCTGGGCCTACCTCGACTCGGCCGACGAGTTGCCCCTGGCGCCTCCGTCGGATGCCAAGAGCGCCTCGGGCAGCGTGATGATCGACCCGGTGACCGGCCAGTTCACCGTGGCCATGCCGGCTGGCGACGTCTCCGACGTGACGATCTTCACGGACCTGACCGACCTGGACTGCACGGCGACCGACGTGAAGCTACTCTACGACGGCGTCGAGTTCCCGATCGCGCCCGTCAGCGAGGGGAGCTCGGTCTACACCGGGGTGATCCCGGCCGCGACCATCATCGGCAACCCGAACGGCCAGGTGGTCGTCGAGGTCACCTGCGAGGACGGGACGACGCAGGTCCTCGTCGTCGGCACGATCGTGCTGTACGACCCGAGCGGCATCGTCAGCGACGCCGAGACCGGCGAGCCGGTCGTCGGCGCCGACGTGTTCTTGTACCGGGTGCCCGGCGCGGCGCCTGACCAGGTGGAGGCGGGCGACGGCGATTGCCGCACCGTGGATACTCGCGACGGCGAGGACTGGACGGGCGAGCCCGACGCCGAGATCGATCTCGGCGCGCTCGTCAACCCTGCATCGCCGCAGATCTCGCCGAACGTCAACCCGTTCATCACCAACGAGATCGGCTACTACGGTTGGGACGTCGCGGAGGGCTGCTGGTACGTGGTCGTGGAAGCCGAGGGCTACGAGACCCGGGTCAGCCCGGTCGTGGGCGTGCCCCCGGAGGTCCTCGATCTCGACCTGGCCCTGACCCCGGACACGACCCCGCCGACCTGGCCGGCCGAGGCGGACCTGACCGCCTCCGACGTCACCCAGACCGGCGTGGAGCTGTCGTGGACGGCCGCCACCGACGGCGTGACGGGGTACCGCGTGTACCAGGATGGCACGGAGATCGCGGACCAGGAGGGACAGACCCTGTCGGTCGCCGGTCTGACCCCCGGCACCGACTACACCTTCTCCGTGGAGGCCTATGACGCGTCGGACAACGAGTCCACCGACGGGCCGACGACGACGGTGACGACGGTGGCGCCACCCGACACGACGGCACCGGCTTGGCCCGGCAACGCGGAGCTGACCGCGTCGGACATCACCGGGAGCAGCGTGGCGTTGTCGTGGGTCGCGGCCAGCGACGACGAGGGCGTGACCGGCTACCGGGTGTTCCAGGACGGCGTGGAGATCGCCGACCAGGCAGGCACCACCCTGCAGGTGACCGGGTTGGACCCCGACACCGAGTACGAGTTCACGGTGGAGGCCTACGACGCGGCGGGCAACGAGTCCGACGACGGCCCGTCGGTCTCGGTGACCACGCTGGACGGGGTCGGCCCCGGCGACGAGGCGTGTGACCCCGACGCCGTGCCCGAGTCGCCGTTCACCGACATCGCGGGCAACACCCACCTGGACAACATCGGCTGCATCGTGTGGTTCGGGTTGACCCAGGGCACCACGCCCACGACCTACAGCCCGGCCAACCCGGTGCGGCGTGACCAGATGGCGTCGTTCATCGCCCGGCTGCTGGAGGCGTCGGGGGTGACCCTGCCGGCAGCGTCGGACCAGGGCTTTGGCGACATCGCCGGCAACGTCCACGCCGACCGCATCAACCAGCTCGCCGCGCTGGACATCGTGCTGGGCACCAGCCCCACGACCTACGCGCCCAGCCAGGAGGTGCGCCGCGACCAGATGGCGTCGTTCCTGATCCGCGCCTACGAGCACATCGACAACAGCACGCTTGCCCGCACCCCCTCGCCGTTCACCGACGTGGCGGGCAACACCCACCTGGCCAACATCGAGAAGGCGGCGACCGCCGGCTTCACGCAGGGCACCACGCCCACCACCTACACCCCCGCGGCGTCGGTGCGCCGCGACCAGATGGGCTCGTTCCTGGCCCGGGTGCTCAACCGTGGCATGGCCGACGGCCACGTCACCCACCCGAGCTAA
- a CDS encoding sialidase family protein has protein sequence MGTIVTMLSVVLVALLGLAGGSGTQVSDEVFITDVGAGPEAELIANNSPTAVINPQDRDNVVVVHLMDAPGFSARLHYSRDGGRTWSSTDLPLPEGTGNPEGPPLELTEEGEVRFVETQRPYAPDVAFGPDGTLYVAYVNLMGRGNVPDNLWLARSEDGGATLSEPVRVAGERVFQTRVVVDPDGVVHLTYMQADDIGVWALASPPTLVATRSEDGGETFSDPVPFSDPARPRVAAATPVIDADGDLVVLYQDFKDNVRDFQNLEGPAWEGTSALVLTRSTDGGRTFSPGVEIDDEVVVGQRFIVFLPEFPSITAAPDGTLYVAWADARAGSRDVLLRRSVDGGDSWSAPVRVHDHPADDETAQYLPRVAATDDGRVAVLYVDQDDTDGAMATTRVAVSADGAAPFETRQLSSRAFDATIGPRPQAAHVEPGVGARLGLAAWDGSLIAVWTDTRIGEDRPELVRQDIAATRVRLPDPPAEADITAAPWSLVLIAAAAVALLALVLVVRRRRAGRR, from the coding sequence GTGGGCACCATCGTGACGATGCTGAGCGTCGTCCTGGTCGCGCTGCTGGGGCTCGCCGGCGGATCCGGCACCCAGGTCTCCGACGAGGTCTTCATCACTGACGTCGGTGCCGGCCCCGAGGCCGAGCTCATCGCCAACAACTCACCGACCGCCGTGATCAACCCGCAGGACCGTGACAACGTGGTGGTCGTCCACCTGATGGATGCCCCCGGTTTCAGCGCCCGCCTGCACTACAGCCGCGACGGCGGGCGGACCTGGTCGTCCACGGACCTGCCCCTGCCGGAGGGCACCGGCAACCCGGAGGGCCCGCCACTGGAGCTCACCGAGGAGGGTGAGGTGCGCTTCGTCGAGACACAGCGCCCGTACGCACCCGACGTCGCCTTCGGTCCAGACGGGACCCTGTACGTGGCCTACGTCAACCTCATGGGTCGCGGCAACGTGCCGGACAACCTGTGGCTGGCGCGGTCCGAGGACGGCGGTGCGACGCTGTCCGAGCCCGTCCGGGTCGCCGGGGAGCGGGTGTTCCAGACCCGGGTGGTGGTCGACCCCGACGGCGTCGTGCACCTCACGTACATGCAGGCCGACGACATCGGCGTGTGGGCGCTGGCCAGCCCGCCGACGCTGGTCGCGACGCGCTCCGAGGACGGGGGCGAGACCTTCAGCGACCCGGTGCCGTTCAGTGACCCAGCACGGCCGCGGGTAGCGGCGGCCACCCCGGTGATCGACGCCGACGGGGACCTGGTGGTGCTCTACCAGGACTTCAAGGACAACGTCCGCGACTTCCAGAACCTCGAAGGCCCCGCCTGGGAGGGCACCAGTGCGCTGGTGCTGACCCGCTCCACGGACGGCGGCCGCACCTTCTCCCCCGGTGTGGAGATCGACGACGAGGTGGTCGTCGGCCAGCGCTTCATCGTGTTCCTGCCCGAGTTCCCGTCCATCACCGCCGCACCCGACGGGACGCTCTACGTCGCGTGGGCTGACGCCCGCGCGGGCAGCCGGGACGTGCTCCTGCGTCGATCGGTCGATGGCGGGGACTCCTGGTCGGCTCCGGTCCGGGTCCACGACCACCCGGCCGACGACGAGACGGCGCAGTACCTGCCCAGGGTGGCGGCCACCGACGACGGGCGCGTCGCAGTGCTGTACGTGGACCAGGACGACACCGACGGCGCCATGGCCACGACCAGGGTCGCGGTCTCCGCCGACGGCGCAGCTCCGTTCGAGACCCGCCAGCTGTCGTCGCGGGCCTTCGACGCGACGATCGGCCCGCGACCGCAGGCGGCGCACGTCGAGCCCGGCGTGGGTGCGCGGCTGGGGCTCGCCGCCTGGGACGGCAGCCTGATCGCGGTCTGGACCGACACGCGCATCGGGGAGGACCGACCCGAGCTGGTGCGCCAGGACATCGCGGCGACCAGGGTGCGCCTCCCCGACCCTCCCGCCGAGGCCGACATCACCGCTGCCCCATGGTCGCTCGTCCTCATCGCCGCGGCGGCGGTGGCGCTGCTCGCCCTGGTTCTCGTGGTCCGGCGAAGGCGAGCCGGCCGGCGCTAG
- the egtD gene encoding L-histidine N(alpha)-methyltransferase, translating to MSTDTDLLRLVEDDDQGAALARDVRAGLAASPRSLPSKWLYDARGSVLFEEITATPEYYLTRTEAAILERHADEIVRAVAPAELLEIGSGSSRKTRLLLEAMHRHGTGDAYVPFDVSTDAVEEAAAALVADYPWLQVRGVVGDFHEHLAAVPRTGRRLVACLGSTIGNFPPAQQVELLTDIAGTLADGDVLLLGADLVKGPEVLEAAYDDAAGVTAAFTMNLVTVLQRELGATIDADALRHTARWNPTEARIEIGLEAVEPTVWRFPDLDLEVALRAGEVVRTEVSSKFTRGTLTERLAAAGLALRTWYTDPDELFAVALATRDGHGWAPS from the coding sequence GTGAGCACCGACACCGACCTGCTGCGACTCGTCGAGGACGACGACCAGGGCGCTGCTCTGGCACGGGATGTCCGGGCCGGCCTCGCCGCCTCGCCCCGGTCCCTGCCGTCCAAGTGGCTGTACGACGCTCGCGGGTCCGTGCTCTTCGAGGAGATCACCGCGACCCCGGAGTACTACCTGACCCGCACGGAGGCCGCGATCCTCGAGCGCCACGCCGACGAGATCGTCCGCGCCGTCGCCCCGGCGGAGCTCCTGGAGATCGGATCCGGTTCGTCGCGCAAGACCCGCCTGCTGCTGGAGGCCATGCACCGCCACGGCACGGGTGACGCCTACGTGCCGTTCGACGTCAGCACGGACGCCGTGGAGGAGGCCGCAGCGGCGCTGGTCGCGGACTACCCCTGGCTGCAGGTCCGGGGGGTCGTGGGTGACTTCCACGAGCATCTCGCGGCGGTCCCCCGCACCGGTCGGCGCCTGGTGGCGTGCCTGGGCTCGACCATCGGCAACTTCCCGCCCGCCCAGCAGGTCGAGCTGCTCACCGACATCGCGGGCACGCTGGCCGACGGCGACGTCCTCCTGCTCGGTGCCGACCTGGTGAAGGGTCCCGAGGTGCTGGAGGCCGCCTACGACGACGCCGCGGGGGTCACCGCGGCGTTCACGATGAACCTGGTGACGGTCCTGCAACGGGAGCTGGGAGCCACGATCGACGCCGACGCCCTCCGGCACACGGCCCGCTGGAACCCCACGGAGGCGCGCATCGAGATCGGCCTGGAGGCCGTCGAACCGACCGTGTGGCGCTTTCCCGACCTCGACCTCGAGGTGGCGCTGCGGGCGGGCGAGGTGGTCCGCACCGAGGTCAGCTCCAAGTTCACCCGCGGCACCCTGACCGAGCGTCTGGCCGCAGCCGGCCTTGCCCTGCGAACCTGGTACACCGACCCCGACGAGCTGTTCGCTGTCGCCCTGGCCACCCGCGACGGGCACGGGTGGGCACCATCGTGA
- the egtB gene encoding ergothioneine biosynthesis protein EgtB — translation MTAPHAPVPALVGALDEGRRVTHALLEPLDDDEVHRQVDPIMSPLVWDLGHIGTFEQLWLLRALGEDAGWDPRLAALYNPFDHPRATRAGLPILPRAEAVAYLDEVRGDALRVLRHDGLDPDDPLRAGGFVYHLVAQHEAQHQETMLQALNLRRHAPAYPPAAARHLPPPRPVDDADRVTVPGGRFVMGATLTGAYDNERPAHPVEVGTFALDRFPVTNRRYAAFVAAGGYDRPELWTARGWAWRSERGHRWPQGWLPSAEQGWMRRRFGHVEPLDPREPVQHVSCYEAEAFATWAGGRLPTEEEWEKAAAWDPCAGRARTYPWGDAPPTPARANLDRRAWGPAPVGSYPTGASAYGIEQMVGDGFEWTTSGFDPYPGYTTFPYPEYSEVFFGGDYRVLRGASWATRPTLARASFRNWDHPYRRQIFAGLRLAYDAASTP, via the coding sequence ATGACCGCCCCTCACGCCCCCGTGCCCGCGCTCGTCGGTGCCCTCGACGAGGGTCGCCGGGTGACCCACGCGCTCCTCGAGCCGCTCGACGACGACGAGGTGCACCGGCAGGTCGACCCGATCATGAGCCCCCTGGTGTGGGACCTCGGCCACATCGGGACCTTCGAGCAGCTGTGGCTGCTGCGCGCCCTGGGCGAGGACGCCGGCTGGGACCCGCGGCTGGCCGCGCTGTACAACCCGTTCGACCACCCGCGAGCAACCCGCGCCGGCCTGCCGATCCTGCCGCGCGCGGAGGCCGTCGCCTACCTCGACGAGGTTCGCGGTGACGCCCTGCGGGTGCTGCGCCACGACGGCCTCGACCCGGACGACCCGCTGCGGGCGGGCGGGTTCGTCTACCACCTGGTCGCCCAGCACGAGGCCCAGCACCAGGAGACCATGTTGCAGGCCCTGAACCTGCGTCGACACGCCCCCGCGTACCCGCCCGCCGCCGCCCGGCATCTGCCGCCGCCGCGTCCCGTGGACGACGCGGACCGCGTCACCGTCCCGGGTGGCCGCTTCGTGATGGGCGCGACCCTGACCGGCGCCTACGACAACGAACGGCCGGCCCACCCCGTGGAGGTGGGCACATTCGCCCTCGACCGGTTCCCCGTCACCAACCGCCGGTACGCCGCCTTCGTCGCCGCGGGCGGCTACGACCGTCCGGAGCTGTGGACGGCGCGCGGCTGGGCCTGGCGCAGCGAGCGAGGCCACCGCTGGCCGCAGGGGTGGCTGCCCTCGGCCGAGCAGGGCTGGATGCGACGCCGGTTCGGCCACGTCGAGCCCCTCGACCCCCGCGAACCCGTCCAGCACGTGAGCTGCTACGAGGCCGAGGCCTTCGCCACCTGGGCCGGCGGGCGGCTGCCGACCGAGGAGGAGTGGGAGAAGGCCGCCGCCTGGGACCCGTGCGCAGGACGTGCCCGCACCTACCCGTGGGGGGACGCACCGCCCACCCCCGCTCGGGCCAACCTCGACCGCCGGGCGTGGGGTCCGGCCCCGGTCGGCTCCTACCCCACCGGGGCCAGCGCGTACGGGATCGAGCAGATGGTGGGCGACGGCTTCGAGTGGACCACCTCGGGCTTCGATCCGTACCCCGGGTACACGACGTTTCCCTACCCCGAGTACAGCGAGGTGTTCTTCGGCGGCGACTACCGGGTGCTGCGGGGTGCGAGCTGGGCGACCCGGCCGACGCTGGCACGGGCATCGTTTCGCAACTGGGACCACCCGTACCGCCGCCAGATCTTCGCCGGGCTCCGCCTGGCCTACGACGCAGCGTCCACCCCCTGA
- a CDS encoding glutamate-cysteine ligase family protein, which yields MPTHDLRAALAADEVRDVVAAACYAPEPGAPELGKVGLEAEAFPVRLTDGGAPAGRVPLTDSGAPGTLSVLGRLTPHTQTPGGVPLFALDAGTQVTCEPGGQVEVATAPWDTAAAALAALDRTSMDVAHSYAMAGATLAAAGVDVWHPADSVTRQLETPRYSAMAAYLARRGPAGRTMMCHTASLQVNLCLGPPSTAGERWLVANLLAPLLVATFAASPVPGAVSGRGLLWRQLDPTRTGLPARFLSGSEDPVDQLAGLALSADVLLVHTRHGCRPGTPGRTFGDWLRAGGPAGWPTAEDLRYHLTTLFPEVRARGFLELRGVDALPRRWRAVPVVLLVGALYDARARQQIRGLLERHRATLSTLLDRAVVSGVADPAMCAQAVEAWSLALAGGRRLPVGYVRDQDLRTTETFLDHFTMRGRCPADELAERLADSPAAALAWAGDPIDTLTPL from the coding sequence ATGCCCACGCACGACCTGCGCGCCGCGCTGGCCGCCGACGAGGTCCGTGACGTGGTCGCGGCGGCATGCTACGCGCCCGAGCCGGGCGCCCCGGAGCTCGGCAAGGTCGGCCTCGAGGCCGAGGCCTTCCCCGTCCGGCTCACCGACGGCGGCGCGCCGGCCGGCAGGGTGCCGCTGACCGATTCCGGCGCCCCGGGCACGTTGTCCGTCCTCGGGCGCCTGACCCCCCACACGCAGACTCCGGGGGGCGTCCCGCTGTTCGCCCTCGACGCGGGCACGCAGGTGACCTGCGAGCCCGGCGGGCAGGTCGAGGTGGCGACCGCACCCTGGGACACCGCCGCGGCCGCGCTCGCCGCGCTCGACCGGACGAGCATGGACGTCGCTCATTCCTACGCCATGGCCGGTGCGACGCTCGCCGCGGCCGGCGTCGACGTCTGGCATCCCGCCGACAGCGTCACCCGGCAGCTGGAGACACCGCGCTACTCGGCGATGGCGGCATACCTGGCCCGGCGCGGGCCGGCCGGGCGCACCATGATGTGCCACACCGCCTCCCTGCAGGTCAACCTGTGTCTCGGCCCGCCGTCGACCGCCGGGGAGCGCTGGCTGGTCGCAAACCTCCTCGCCCCGCTCCTGGTCGCGACGTTCGCTGCCAGCCCCGTCCCGGGAGCCGTCTCCGGCCGGGGCCTGCTGTGGCGACAGCTCGACCCCACCCGCACCGGCCTGCCCGCCCGATTCCTGTCCGGCAGCGAGGACCCCGTCGACCAGCTCGCCGGCCTCGCACTGTCCGCCGACGTGCTGCTGGTCCACACCCGACACGGCTGCCGACCGGGCACGCCGGGACGGACGTTCGGCGACTGGCTCCGCGCCGGGGGCCCGGCGGGCTGGCCGACCGCCGAGGACCTGCGCTATCATCTGACGACGCTCTTCCCCGAGGTCCGGGCGCGCGGCTTCCTGGAGCTGCGGGGTGTGGACGCGCTGCCGCGGCGCTGGCGCGCCGTGCCCGTGGTTCTGCTCGTGGGCGCGTTGTACGACGCTCGGGCCCGCCAGCAGATCCGTGGCCTGCTCGAGCGCCACCGGGCGACGCTCTCGACGCTGCTCGATCGCGCAGTCGTCTCCGGGGTGGCGGACCCCGCCATGTGCGCACAGGCCGTCGAGGCGTGGTCGCTGGCGCTGGCCGGTGGCCGCCGTCTGCCGGTGGGCTACGTGCGCGACCAGGACCTGCGGACCACCGAGACGTTCCTCGACCACTTCACGATGCGCGGGCGGTGCCCCGCCGACGAGCTGGCGGAGCGCCTCGCGGACTCGCCGGCTGCGGCGCTTGCATGGGCCGGCGACCCCATCGACACCCTCACCCCGCTGTAG